The following is a genomic window from Spirosoma agri.
ATCGTAGGAGGTGTTGAGCTGTTCAACGCGCGCCTGTTCGGCCTTTACGTTAGTGAGGCCAAGCGCATCGGCGATTTCCTGTACCACTTTAATCTTTTTGCCGATGCTGTCTACCAGATGAAAGTCTGCAAGGGGGTACAGAATAGCCAGCGGAATACCCGGAAAACCGCCCCCCGTTCCAACATCCAGAACTTCCGTTCCCGGTTTGAATTGCACAATCTTGGCAATGCTCAGTGAGTGTAAAATGTGCTTCTCGTAGAGGGCATCAATATCCTGTCTGGAAATTACGTTGATTTTAGCGTTCCAATCACGATAGAGGCCATCTAGAGCGGCAAAGCGTTCCTTCTGCTGTTCGGTTAAACCGGGGAAGTATTTTAATAAAATATCAATGTTCATTCTGTTGGTGGTCTGGAGCTGCGTTCGTGTATACGTTGCTGACTAGTCAGCGAGTAATCATAACGGACAATGTAGCTGTTCGGACTGCTTTATCGCCAATAAATTCGTTTTTTGCGTCGGGTGACGAGCGTTTTTGCCCCTGCGATACCATAATATACCGCCAGTGTCAGGTCCATCACGGGCATAAGTGCCCAGTGGACGGTATGACCCAGACGATAGCTGATCCGTCCGACAATTCCCCAGAAGGCCAGTATCCGGCCAGCAAAAGCACCGGTCGCGATCCGCAAAAGTAGCCGTTCATTCTCTGAGAGTGGGTGGTGACCAAGTGCATACCCTAGAAGCGTACCCCCAACGACCAGCCCCAGAACCCAGCTAAGCACATAGGAGCCGATCAGCAAGCCAAGTTGAGCCTTATGGCCGGGTTTGTAATAATTACCTACGTTTAGATGCCGCTCTTTCTGGCGTCGCCAGTCGGCCCATGTCTCTTTCGGATTCGACCACGTAAAGGTGTCCGGATTGAGGCAAATGGCTGTGTTTCGGCCCGTTGCTACTTCATTGACGAACAAATCATCGTCGCCCCCAACCACGTTTTTATGGGTATAAAAGCCTCGATTCTCGAAGAATAGCTGCGTTCTGTAGGCTAGATTGCGCCCCACACCCATGTATGGTCGACCCGCTAAAGCCAGTGAGAAGTACTGCACCGCCGTGAAAAGTGTTTCCGCACGAATGAGCAGATTCAAGAGGCCCGGTCGCTGGAAATAAGGCGAAAAACCCAACACGATTTTTTTGTCCGCCGAAACCAGTGGGGCAACCATACCCGCTAACCAGTCGGCTGAGGCCGGGCGACAGTCCGCGTCGGTTAAGAGAACAATGGGATGTATTGCCTGTTTGAGTGCAATCGTCAAGGCATATTTTTTCGGTGTAATATGTTCGTACTCCTTGTCGATTCGTATAAAACGAACTTGGCTCAGCTCCTTGCTTGCCTGTTCCAGAAACGCCGTCGTGCCATCGGTAGAGCGGTCGTCCATCACCAGAATGTCAAACGCTGGATAGTGCTGGTCATTAAGCAGGGGAAGTAGCTCGGTTAGGTTTTCCAGTTCGTTGCGCGCACAAACGATAATGGTGACACCCTGCTGGTCGGCTGATGCGGCCACCCGGCCTTCTGCGGGGACGTTGCCGTTTTCAAATGCTGTTCGGGAAAAAACGAAAAGAATGTAAATAAGCTGAATGCTGACCATCACTAGCCAGGTTATCAGCAACGCCGTGATCACAAAGAAAGGGGAGATGTACTCGTTAAGTGAATGGTTCTCTGACTGAAAGCGCAAAGATAAGGGAAAAGGGGAGAATGGGAGAGATTGAAAAAGAACGACTTGCGCCTGTCTCATCCATTTCTTTGCCCACCTCCCTCGCTTCCTCGTATCTTTGTGGTATGACGTTTTCCATTACTGCCCACGATCCGCAGTCGAAAGCCCGCACGGGTACACTTACGACCGATCACGGGCCAATTCAGACACCAATTTTTATGCCCGTCGGAACGGCTGGTACGGTGAAGGCCGTCCATCAGCGCGAACTCGAAACGGACATCAATGCCGAAATTATTCTGGGCAATACCTACCACCTATACCTGCGACCCGGTCTGGACGTGTTGGGTCAGGCAGGTGGACTACACGCGTTCAACGGCTGGCGTCGGCCTATTTTGACTGATTCTGGCGGCTATCAGGTCTACTCACTCTCGAACACGCGGAAGATCAAGGAAGAAGGGGTTACGTTTAAATCGCACATCGACGGGTCGAATCACCGTTTCACGCCCGAAGGGGTTATGGACATTCAGCGGACAATCGGGGCCGATATCATTATGGCGTTCGATGAATGTACACCATACCCCTGCGAGTACGAATACGCCCGGAAGTCGATGGAGATGACCCACCGCTGGCTCGATCGGTGTATTGGCCGTTTCGACGAAACCGAAGGCCATTACGGCTACCAGCAAACGTTGTTCCCCATCGTTCAGGGAAGTACGTATCCGGATCTGCGACGGCAATCGGCCGAGTTCATTGCCTCAAAAGAGCGCGAAGGCAATGCCATTGGCGGTCTGGCAGTGGGTGAACCAGCCGAAGAAATGTATTCGACGATCGAGCTGGTCAACAGCATCCTGCCCGTCGACAAGCCGCGCTACCTGATGGGTGTTGGCACACCCGCCAATATTCTGGAAGCCATTTCGCTGGGTGTCGATATGTTCGATTGCGTGATGCCGACACGGAATGCCCGCCATGGGCTGCTGTTCACTACGGAGGGTATCATGAATATGAAGAACGAACGATGGAGCCGCGATTTTAGTCCCATCGATCCCGGACTAGGGGGATACGCCAGTACATTTTACACCAAGGCGTACCTGCGCCACCTATTCAAGGCCGACGAGCTGTTGAGTGGACAAATTGCCAGTTTGCATAACCTGACGTTCTACCTGTGGCTCGTCCGACAGGCGCGCGCCCACATTGCGGCTGGTGATTTCGTGGCGTGGAAGAACGGGATAATCCCCAAATTAATGCAGCGCTTATAGGTCAGGGATACGTTGCTTTGCTTCATTTTTGGAAAAAGTCTCCGTTTGTTCGCCGAAACGGAGACTTTTTTATGCAAAATTCGTCTGTGTCTATGTTGCGGTTTTGGGCGGTAACTCTGTAGCTGAAAACCGCAGCTTCGATACAATACACTGTCTTTAATTAACTGTGGTGTTACTCATCCGCCTGACGGCTCTGCGTTTTTACGGTGTCTTACTCCTATTGGGTCTTATGGCAATACTCCGCGCATCAGGCCAATCGGTAGATAAGCTGACGAATGAACAAATGCAGCGATTTGTCCAGCAGGCACAACGTAGCGGTATGTCAGATGCGCAACTTGAACAACTGGCGCTGAAGCAGGGCTTTACCCAATCCGATATCACCCGGATGCGTCAGCGAATTAATGAACGGGCGGAAGGACCACCGAAGCCAATGACGGGTAGCAACGAGACTGGCAGGATAGACAGGACTGAAGTACGTGAGCCGGCAGTACTACCCGTATCACCGCCGACCCGTAGTGCATCTGCTGTTTTTGGCGCATCCCTCTTTTCGACGACAAACCTTACCTTCGAACCGAACCTGCGGATGCCAACGCCCCGTAACTACCAGCTCGGGCCCGACGATGAACTGATAATCGACGTGTATGGCAATGCACAACAAACCTACCGGCCTAAAGTAAGCCCCGAAGGAAGCATCCGTATCGAAAATCTGGGACCTGTTCACGTGAGCGGATTGACGATTGAGCAGGCTGAACAGCGCATCGTTGGTCGGCTTCGAA
Proteins encoded in this region:
- the rsmG gene encoding 16S rRNA (guanine(527)-N(7))-methyltransferase RsmG — its product is MNIDILLKYFPGLTEQQKERFAALDGLYRDWNAKINVISRQDIDALYEKHILHSLSIAKIVQFKPGTEVLDVGTGGGFPGIPLAILYPLADFHLVDSIGKKIKVVQEIADALGLTNVKAEQARVEQLNTSYDFIVSRAVTRLKPFLGWVRYKIHKSGNNDRPNGVLYLKGGDLSEELAEVPDRYRVYDLSDYFDEPFFETKKVIYVPKK
- a CDS encoding glycosyltransferase produces the protein MRFQSENHSLNEYISPFFVITALLITWLVMVSIQLIYILFVFSRTAFENGNVPAEGRVAASADQQGVTIIVCARNELENLTELLPLLNDQHYPAFDILVMDDRSTDGTTAFLEQASKELSQVRFIRIDKEYEHITPKKYALTIALKQAIHPIVLLTDADCRPASADWLAGMVAPLVSADKKIVLGFSPYFQRPGLLNLLIRAETLFTAVQYFSLALAGRPYMGVGRNLAYRTQLFFENRGFYTHKNVVGGDDDLFVNEVATGRNTAICLNPDTFTWSNPKETWADWRRQKERHLNVGNYYKPGHKAQLGLLIGSYVLSWVLGLVVGGTLLGYALGHHPLSENERLLLRIATGAFAGRILAFWGIVGRISYRLGHTVHWALMPVMDLTLAVYYGIAGAKTLVTRRKKRIYWR
- the tgt gene encoding tRNA guanosine(34) transglycosylase Tgt, with the translated sequence MTFSITAHDPQSKARTGTLTTDHGPIQTPIFMPVGTAGTVKAVHQRELETDINAEIILGNTYHLYLRPGLDVLGQAGGLHAFNGWRRPILTDSGGYQVYSLSNTRKIKEEGVTFKSHIDGSNHRFTPEGVMDIQRTIGADIIMAFDECTPYPCEYEYARKSMEMTHRWLDRCIGRFDETEGHYGYQQTLFPIVQGSTYPDLRRQSAEFIASKEREGNAIGGLAVGEPAEEMYSTIELVNSILPVDKPRYLMGVGTPANILEAISLGVDMFDCVMPTRNARHGLLFTTEGIMNMKNERWSRDFSPIDPGLGGYASTFYTKAYLRHLFKADELLSGQIASLHNLTFYLWLVRQARAHIAAGDFVAWKNGIIPKLMQRL